A region of the Amycolatopsis sp. cg13 genome:
GGCTTGATCGGGCGGGTGGTCGAGCGGTTCGGGAAGCTGGACATCCTGGTCAACAACGCGGCCGCGGGCGGCGGTGATCTCGTCGGCAGCGAGTCAGCCGACCAGGTCGCTGTCGAGCGGCAGCTTGCCGTCAACTACACCAGCGTGGTGGCCGGGATCCAGGCGGCGGTGCCGTTGCTGCCTGAGGGCGGGCGGATCGTCAGCATCAGCTCGGGGGTGGCCGCGCGGGCGGGTTTCCAGGGGATGGCGTATTACACGGGCACGAAGTCGGCTCTCGAAGGCTTCAGCCGGGGTGCGGCCCGCGATCTCGCGCAGCGGGGCATCACGGTCAACGTCGTCCAGCCCGGATTCGTTGACACCGAAGGGAATCCCGCCGACAGTCC
Encoded here:
- a CDS encoding SDR family NAD(P)-dependent oxidoreductase, which codes for MGKLDSKVAIVTGGSRGIGAASALALADEGADVAISYSSSADRAEAVVAELEARGVRAAAFRADQADAAQAAGLIGRVVERFGKLDILVNNAAAGGGDLVGSESADQVAVERQLAVNYTSVVAGIQAAVPLLPEGGRIVSISSGVAARAGFQGMAYYTGTKSALEGFSRGAARDLAQRGITVNVVQPGFVDTEGNPADSPAASMFLSTTAIGRYGRPEEIAAGVVFLASPQASYVTGAVLRIDGGYAA